A window of Clostridium sp. Marseille-P299 contains these coding sequences:
- a CDS encoding DUF4914 family protein yields MEDNLSKMILPEYVLDILKNSNRVIFPESREELVELSFADSKNYLEVRYDVEGKGSVLEATVTRCKNGVVVNYPEDYMRRRDPDCTVVADHNPTDKPTFKERYNEEFDTLRNETFEWLKKQDLILTAFKAGGKEHGYDALLIAPANAAFFALGIADLQYFVSFKDLPNGFCPKAIIFLAPPFRHTRFNGKQIVVHNRLENVHELYSYNLYPGPSAKKGVYGVLLNIGEREKWTTVHASTVKVITPYDNEIVIMHEGASGGGKSEMLEAVHKGMDGKIVLGRNTVSGEKTYIDLMESSDLLPITDDMALCHPDIQNDSHKLVVQDAENGWFIRLDNITSYGSVPQYEKIFLQPEKPLVFFNLQACPESTCLPWDHTLDSNGKPCPNPRVILPRDMVPNSIDTPAEIDVRSFGVRTPPTTKESPNYGILGLFHVLPPALAWIWRLVAPRGYNNPSIISSKGLTSEGVGSYWPFATGKMVDQANLLLDQVLKSTNTRYLLIPNQHIGAYEVGFMPQWIAREYISRRGSAKFKPEHFIESRCSLLGYSLESVKIDGHYIRKSFLQPELQKELGTEGYDVGAKMLVDFFKEELVKFNTPELHPIGKQIIELFLNDASVEEYTKVIPMKY; encoded by the coding sequence ATGGAAGATAACTTAAGCAAAATGATATTACCTGAGTATGTTCTTGATATACTCAAAAATAGTAACCGTGTAATTTTCCCAGAATCTAGAGAAGAGCTTGTTGAGCTTTCTTTTGCAGATTCAAAAAATTATCTTGAAGTTAGATATGATGTTGAGGGCAAGGGTAGCGTCCTTGAAGCTACTGTAACTCGTTGTAAAAATGGTGTTGTGGTAAATTATCCAGAAGATTATATGAGAAGACGTGATCCTGATTGTACAGTCGTTGCAGATCATAATCCAACAGATAAGCCAACATTTAAAGAAAGATATAACGAAGAGTTCGATACTTTAAGAAATGAAACATTTGAATGGTTAAAGAAGCAAGATTTAATTCTTACAGCTTTCAAAGCAGGTGGAAAAGAACATGGCTATGATGCCCTTTTAATCGCTCCTGCAAATGCTGCTTTCTTTGCTTTAGGAATCGCTGACTTACAATACTTTGTAAGTTTTAAAGATTTACCTAACGGATTTTGTCCAAAAGCTATTATTTTCTTAGCTCCTCCTTTTAGACACACTCGTTTCAACGGAAAACAAATCGTTGTTCATAATCGCCTTGAAAATGTACATGAGTTATATTCTTATAACTTATATCCAGGCCCAAGTGCGAAAAAAGGTGTTTATGGTGTTTTACTTAACATCGGTGAAAGAGAAAAATGGACTACAGTTCATGCTTCCACAGTAAAAGTAATTACTCCATATGATAATGAAATTGTTATTATGCATGAAGGTGCTTCTGGTGGCGGTAAGAGTGAAATGCTTGAAGCTGTTCATAAAGGAATGGATGGTAAAATTGTATTAGGTAGAAATACTGTTTCTGGTGAAAAAACTTATATTGACCTAATGGAAAGTAGCGATTTATTACCAATTACAGACGATATGGCTCTTTGCCATCCAGATATACAAAATGACAGTCATAAATTAGTTGTACAGGATGCAGAAAATGGTTGGTTCATCCGTCTTGATAACATTACAAGTTACGGTAGTGTACCACAATATGAGAAGATTTTCTTACAACCTGAAAAACCATTAGTGTTCTTTAACTTACAGGCTTGTCCAGAATCTACTTGTCTTCCTTGGGATCACACTCTAGATTCGAATGGAAAACCTTGTCCAAACCCAAGAGTTATTCTCCCAAGGGATATGGTTCCTAACTCTATTGATACACCAGCGGAGATCGATGTAAGAAGTTTTGGAGTTAGAACACCTCCTACAACAAAGGAAAGCCCTAACTATGGTATTTTAGGTTTATTCCACGTACTTCCTCCAGCTCTTGCTTGGATTTGGAGATTAGTTGCTCCAAGAGGATATAATAACCCAAGTATTATTTCTTCTAAGGGATTAACAAGTGAAGGTGTTGGTTCATACTGGCCATTTGCAACTGGTAAGATGGTAGATCAAGCGAATTTATTATTAGATCAAGTACTTAAATCTACAAACACTAGATACTTATTAATACCAAATCAACATATTGGTGCATATGAAGTTGGTTTTATGCCACAATGGATTGCACGTGAATATATCTCAAGAAGAGGTAGTGCAAAATTCAAACCTGAGCATTTTATTGAATCTCGTTGCTCCTTATTAGGTTATAGCCTTGAATCTGTTAAGATTGATGGTCATTACATTAGAAAATCTTTCTTACAGCCAGAACTTCAAAAAGAACTTGGTACTGAAGGCTATGATGTAGGTGCTAAGATGTTAGTAGATTTCTTTAAAGAAGAACTTGTGAAATTCAATACGCCAGAATTACATCCAATTGGTAAGCAAATTATTGAATTATTCTTAAATGATGCTTCTGTTGAAGAATATACTAAGGTTATTCCAATGAAATACTAA